In Nostoc sp. UHCC 0926, a single genomic region encodes these proteins:
- the fabG gene encoding 3-oxoacyl-[acyl-carrier-protein] reductase, whose amino-acid sequence MTLLQDKVAIVTGASRGIGRAIAIELATQGAIAVVNYASSSAAAEAVVTEITDAGGQAIAIQADVSKIEQVDALVNTVIEKFSRVDILVNNAGITRDTLLLRLKPEDWQAVIDLNLTGVFLCTRTVSKIMLKQRSGRIINITSVAGQIGNPGQSNYSAAKAGVIGFTKSVAKELASRGITVNAVAPGFIATDMTSNLNNSEDILKYIPLGRFGQPEEVAGMVRFLAADPAATYITGQVFNVDGGMVMA is encoded by the coding sequence ATGACACTATTACAAGATAAAGTCGCAATTGTCACAGGTGCTTCACGAGGAATTGGCCGAGCGATCGCAATTGAATTAGCCACACAGGGAGCGATCGCAGTTGTCAATTATGCCAGTTCAAGTGCAGCTGCTGAGGCAGTTGTTACAGAAATTACAGATGCGGGAGGTCAGGCGATCGCTATCCAAGCTGATGTTTCTAAAATCGAGCAAGTAGACGCACTAGTTAACACCGTCATCGAAAAGTTCAGTCGCGTGGATATTTTGGTCAACAACGCAGGTATTACCCGCGACACCCTGCTGTTGCGTTTGAAGCCAGAAGATTGGCAAGCTGTGATAGACCTTAACCTAACTGGTGTTTTCTTATGTACACGCACCGTCAGTAAAATCATGCTTAAGCAGCGATCGGGGCGGATTATTAATATTACCTCCGTTGCTGGGCAAATAGGCAACCCAGGTCAGTCAAACTATAGTGCCGCCAAAGCAGGTGTAATCGGCTTCACCAAAAGCGTTGCCAAAGAACTTGCTTCACGCGGCATCACCGTTAACGCCGTCGCCCCTGGATTCATCGCCACCGACATGACCAGCAATCTCAACAACTCCGAAGATATTCTGAAATACATTCCACTCGGTCGCTTCGGTCAGCCTGAAGAAGTCGCTGGGATGGTGCGCTTCCTCGCTGCCGATCCCGCCGCCACCTACATCACCGGGCAAGTATTTAACGTCGATGGCGGTATGGTAATGGCCTAA
- the trxA gene encoding thioredoxin: MATKKQFNSFEEMLSASDVPVLVDFYADWCGPCQMMVPILEQVNAQLKDRLQIVKIDTEKYTDLASKYEISALPTLVLFKQGQPVERIEGVMQAPQLVQYLQTKI, encoded by the coding sequence ATGGCAACTAAAAAGCAATTTAACAGTTTTGAAGAGATGCTGTCTGCTTCTGATGTACCTGTATTAGTAGATTTTTACGCTGACTGGTGTGGTCCATGTCAAATGATGGTGCCAATTTTAGAGCAAGTCAATGCTCAACTCAAGGATCGCTTGCAGATTGTCAAAATAGATACAGAAAAGTACACAGATTTGGCCAGTAAGTATGAAATTTCCGCTCTACCAACTCTAGTACTATTTAAGCAGGGTCAGCCTGTGGAGCGGATAGAAGGAGTGATGCAAGCACCGCAGTTGGTGCAATATCTACAAACAAAGATTTAA
- a CDS encoding MFS transporter, which produces MSNTTREDSMTIQQLIGIMALFYLIQTYGCNPGLFGLPLTIYLKESLGLSPAQLASFSSLIFIPWLVRPLYGIIGDAVLIFGYQFKSYFFICYALTLAVLLGLGGFQVNTISLLAIGLILVNLFIAFSDVLTDKIMLVQGRISNNTARLQATQWTALSFGQALLYYIGGWLAQNSNLSMAFLLTAIVPLIGLVATFLLLANEKKQQKTVSVKNNLKSIWLAVKSRQFLAVMGFIACLEFTLVPSLVNYLVYYYKDALKFDAQFIGILGTFEALTNGLGALVFGIFAFRISRQLLLNLAIGLTSVSTLGLLFIHNTQSAILVSLFFGFSGMIAMLGVLEIAARSCPVGVEAATYALLMSVYNLVKQPGPILGGYLYSWGVPVYILVIISAVFTMLCWLLIPLLKLDQE; this is translated from the coding sequence ATGTCCAACACTACTAGGGAAGATTCGATGACAATACAGCAACTTATTGGCATCATGGCCCTGTTTTACTTAATTCAAACTTACGGATGTAATCCAGGACTTTTCGGTCTTCCGCTGACTATTTATCTAAAAGAGAGCCTTGGACTTTCACCAGCACAGTTGGCATCCTTTAGCAGTTTAATTTTCATTCCCTGGTTAGTTAGACCACTTTACGGAATAATTGGAGATGCTGTTTTAATATTTGGCTATCAGTTCAAAAGCTACTTTTTTATCTGCTACGCCCTAACGCTTGCTGTCTTGTTAGGATTAGGCGGATTTCAAGTTAACACGATTTCCTTACTAGCGATCGGTCTAATTTTAGTCAATTTATTCATCGCCTTTAGCGACGTACTTACAGATAAAATAATGCTCGTTCAAGGCAGGATTTCCAACAACACGGCTCGCTTACAGGCAACTCAATGGACAGCTCTAAGTTTTGGTCAAGCTCTGCTGTATTATATCGGCGGCTGGCTTGCTCAAAATTCTAATCTATCGATGGCGTTTCTGCTCACTGCAATTGTACCATTGATTGGTTTAGTTGCAACCTTCCTATTACTTGCAAATGAAAAAAAGCAGCAAAAAACTGTTTCAGTTAAAAATAATCTGAAATCTATTTGGTTAGCAGTAAAGTCGCGACAGTTTCTCGCTGTTATGGGCTTTATTGCTTGCCTTGAGTTCACTCTCGTCCCATCCCTAGTAAATTACCTTGTATATTACTACAAGGATGCTTTGAAGTTTGACGCTCAATTTATAGGGATTTTGGGTACATTTGAAGCTTTGACCAATGGTTTAGGCGCGCTTGTTTTTGGCATCTTTGCCTTTAGGATTTCTCGACAGCTACTGCTAAATCTAGCAATTGGGTTAACTTCTGTCTCTACGCTCGGTTTATTATTTATACACAATACTCAGAGCGCTATCTTGGTTAGTCTATTTTTTGGATTTTCTGGCATGATAGCCATGCTGGGTGTCTTAGAAATTGCAGCAAGATCTTGTCCTGTCGGTGTAGAAGCTGCAACCTACGCACTGCTGATGTCAGTGTATAACCTAGTTAAACAACCAGGCCCCATTTTAGGAGGTTACTTATATAGTTGGGGCGTTCCAGTTTACATTCTTGTCATTATCAGTGCCGTATTTACAATGCTTTGCTGGCTTCTAATTCCTCTACTGAAATTAGATCAAGAGTAA